The Bacteroidota bacterium genomic sequence AATCTGGGTAGAAGTGGAATCGTTAAAAGTTACCAGTTTTTGTTCCAAAACGGAGGCTTCTTCAGGTTTTAGAAAACCGGTGAAATCATTTACCAGCCTGGGCGGTTCTGGTCTGGGCGGTATATCCTGGGAAAAGGTTAAATTGCTGAACAAAAGGCCAGCAATGCAAAGCAAAATGCTTAATATTTTTTTCATGAATAAGATGTACTAATTTGATTAGCGGCTTTGATTAATTCATTTACCAGAAAGATTGAATATCCCTTGAAAATTACCATCCAAAGGATATCTTGTCCTTTAACTCATTTTTGTCATCGGATTGGTAAGGAAACTGGACTTTTAACTGGTCTCCCGCCATTTCTATACCTTTGGCCAATCCTTCAGTAAATTGGCCTTTCTGGAAAAAATCTCCCATAGATTCCTTAATTGTATTCCAAAAATCAGGAGGTACTTTTGCATTGATGCCCGCATCGCCGATAATGGCGAATTTCTTGTCGCTCAGGGCAAGATAAAATAAAACGCCGTTACGTAACTTCGTTTTATGCATTTTCATCCTGCCAAACCAATAAGCGGCACGGTCAAATAATTCTCCCTTGCAGGAAGTTTCTATATGAACCCGCACTTCTCCTGAAGTTTCCAGTTCGGCTTTTTTAATAGCCTGAACTATAGCTCTTTTTTGATTTTTGTCAAAAAAATTTGATGCCCGCATGATTTATTGAAATTGAACACTTGGTGCTTTCTCTGAGCCCTTTTGTGCTTCGAAATAAGCTTTTTCCTCAAAACCAAACATCTTGGCAAAGATATTTCTGGGGAATTGTCTTATGTAAACATTATATGCCTGTGCACTTTCGTTAAATTTCCCACGTTCAACCGTGATTCTGTTTTCTGTACCTTCTAGTTGAGCCTGTAAATCCAAAAAATTCTGGTTGGCTTTCAGGTCGGGATAACGTTCCACTACAACCATCAATCTTGAAAGGGAAGAACTTAAATTGTCCTGGGCCGACTGAAATTCCTTTAAACTTTGTGCATTAAGGTTTTTAGGGTTGATATTTACTGCTGTTGCTTTAGCTCTTGCCTCAATCACCTGGGTAAGGGTTGATTTTTCAAAATTAGCCACTCCTTTTACTGTATTAACCAGATTGGGGATCAGGTCAGATCTCCGTTGATAAACATTTTCAACCTGTGCCCATTGT encodes the following:
- a CDS encoding TPM domain-containing protein; this encodes MRASNFFDKNQKRAIVQAIKKAELETSGEVRVHIETSCKGELFDRAAYWFGRMKMHKTKLRNGVLFYLALSDKKFAIIGDAGINAKVPPDFWNTIKESMGDFFQKGQFTEGLAKGIEMAGDQLKVQFPYQSDDKNELKDKISFGW
- a CDS encoding LemA family protein, with translation MKKSWIIWGAVILLVIIIFVSGKNGYNNMVSMNEQVKQQWAQVENVYQRRSDLIPNLVNTVKGVANFEKSTLTQVIEARAKATAVNINPKNLNAQSLKEFQSAQDNLSSSLSRLMVVVERYPDLKANQNFLDLQAQLEGTENRITVERGKFNESAQAYNVYIRQFPRNIFAKMFGFEEKAYFEAQKGSEKAPSVQFQ